The nucleotide window ATCTTCGTCACCCATCTGTATTTCCGACGCGCGCACGACGCAAAGTCCCTGACTTTTCGCATGTGGGGATATCCGTATGCGAGTCTCGCAGGCGCGCTGCTCATGCTTGCCACCCTGGTCACCACCTATTTCACCGGTGCGTTTCGCATGACGTTGGTCTACGGTGTGCCGTTCGTGGTGGCGCTCTCGGTCGTGTACGCGGTGTGGTATCGGCAGCGTGCCGCTGTCGCGACCGCCGGGGCGCACGGTTCGAGTCGCTGAGTCGGTGAGTCCATCAATGGTCGTCGGGCGGCGAAGCCGAGAGTGGCGCGGCGACGGCTTCAAGCGGTCGCCGTTGCGCTGCAACGCCCCATCGCGCGGCGACGATCGCCGCGCAAAGCATGAGCGTCGCGCCGATCAGATAGCCGATGAACACGTCGGCGCGGCGCTGCGTGTCGATGAGCCAGCCGAAGAGGGCGGGCCCGGCGACGCCGCCAAGCAGCGTGCCGACGGCATAGAACACCGCGATGGCGAGCGCCCGGATCTCGAGCGGAAAGGTCTCGCTGACGGTGAGGTACGCGGAGCTCGCGGCCGCCGAGGCAAAGAAGAAGATGACCGACCACGCCAGCGTTTGCGTGAGCGTGCTCAGCAGACCTTGCGCGAAGCCCCAGCCGCACAGCGCCAGCAGCACGCCGGCGATGGCGTACGTAAGGCTGATCATCACGCGCCGCCCCACCGCGTCGAAGAAGTGGCCGAGCACGATCGGGCCAAGGACGTTGCCGGCCGCGAACGGCAGGAGGTACCAGCCGACGCGCGCCGCGCTCACCCCATAGAAGTCGGTGAGCACCAGCGCATAGGTGAAGAAGATGGCGTTGTAACAAAAGGCCTGCGCGGTCATGAGGGTCAGGCCAACCAGCGAGCGTTGCCGATAGGTGTGAATCAACGTGTGCCAGACCTCGCGAAGCGGCGTGGCCTGCCGCACGCGAAGTCGCAGTCGTGGGCCGTCGGGGTGTGCGAGCGCGTGCCCACGCTCGCGAAGCGACCTTTCGATACCGCCGACGATCGATTCGGCGTCGGACGCGCGTCCGCGAAGGATGAGCCAGCGTGGGCTTTCGGGCACCCACATACGCATTAACAGAATGCCGAGTCCCAATGCGGCGCCGATGAAAAAACACGCGCGCCATCCCCAGTCCGGTGGCAACGTGCCGGGCGCGAGCAGCACGATCGAACCCGCGGCGCCCAGGGCCGCACCCGCCCAGAATGTGCCGTTGATGATCAGGTCCGTCCAGCCGCGTACGCGCGCCGGCGTGAACTCCTGGATCGTCGAGTTGATGGCGGTGTACTCGCCGCCGATGCCTGCGCCTGTCAGGAAACGGAATACGACAAAGCTTGCGAAGCTCCACGAAAAACCGGTGGCGGCGGTGGCGACGACATACAGCAGCAAAGTGATGAAGAAGAGCTTGCGGCGTCCGAGCCGGTCGGTGAGCCAACCGAAGCCGAGCGCACCGAGCACCGCACCGGCGATGTAGGCGCTGCCCGCGAGGCCGACTTGCGCGTTGGTAAGGGCAAGCGCGGGACTGGTTCTGAGGGCACCGGCCACTGCGCCGGCCAGCGTGACTTCAAGGCCGTCGAGCAGCCAGGTGATGCCCAGGGCGATGACGATCAGCGTATGGAATCGTCCCCATGGCAGGCGGTCGAGGCGAGCGGGCAGGTCGGTGTCGACGACGTTCGCCGCTGCGGGACGAAGGGTTCGGTGGGCGTCGGTCGCGTCTGTCGTCTCTGACATCGGGCGGTCGAGAACTCCGGAAATCCCCGTGGTTCATCAATGTTTGCCCACCATCTTACTCCGCGACCGCAAGCGCGCGTCGCGGATCACCTCTCACGACGACGCGGAGCCGAGCCGCGCCGGATCGATTTCGAGCGCGGTCCGGCGGCGAATCTCGGCGCGGGCGGCGTCGTCGACTTCGGCGTCATCGCTGCCGGCGGGCGGTGCCGGGTGAGCAACGTCGTTGCGCAGCACCGAAGCGAGCAGGGTGGTCAAGTCGCTGCGCTGCGACATCGCTTGCGGCGTGATGACGTCGCTGACCAGCCGGGCCATCTCGAAGCGCTGCACCTCGGTGGACTGGTCCGCGCTGCGGTGCACCGCGGCGCGGACCGGCAGGCCGTCCCGATAGCCGACCTGGATGTCGGTGTTTGCCGAGTCGCGCACTTTCACGTATTCATAATTCTGCGATTTCGGATCGGTCGTCAGATTCAACGGCACGCCGGCCCAGAGTGATCGGTGATAGCTCGCCGTGAGCGTCGCCTCGGCTTGTTGCGCGACCGTGCGGTTGAGCGTGTCCTTGCCGCCGATATCCGTATGCTGCGAGATCCGGTAATCGAACCCGTCGACTTCCGATGGGCGCAGCGGGTTGGATGCCGAGGTCGTTTGCGAGATCGACGCGCTGAAGTCGGCCAGACCGCTCAGCACGGACTTGTCGGCGCTGCTCAGGGCGATGCGCGGCAAGGCCGGCGCCGGCGGGTAGTGGCCGTTGAGCCCGGTGAAGGCGCCCTTGAACATTTGCATCAGCGAGGCGTCCCCGTTACCGCGTGTCCGGGCGATATCGAACCGGGCGAGCCAGGCGTCGAGCGCCGCGGCCTGTGCTTTCGGGCTGCCGACGGCCTGCATGGACTGCAGGTCGACGTTGACCTCGAATCGGCCGCTCGCGCCGTCGACGTGGACGTTACGTTGCGTCGCGTCGGCGTGGAATGCGATGGTTTGCGCAGATGTCCCGTTGGCGCCGAGCGTCGCCGACAGGTCGACGGACGAGAGTAGGGCGGTGTCGAAGCCGGTGAGCGCGCCGAAATCCACGACGGGCGGCTGCTTGGCCAGGCCATCGACGGCGCGTTGGAAGGCGTCTGCGAGCTTGCCGAGCTGATCGCGCTCGGCATCCGTCAACGTGCCCTTGGTGACGGCGACCTCGGCCGACAGCCCATCGTCGCTGCTGCCCAGACGCACGCTCACCTGTGCGCCTGAGGCGGTCTTGATCGTCAGCGCGAAGCGATTGTCCGCATCGGTCTGGAGTTGCGTGCGCTGCACCGCGAGCGCGTCGGCGGACGGTGCGACGACGGTGCTCGAGCGAAGCACGCTTTGTGAATATGCCGTGGCGCCGCCCGCGATGACATCCAGCAGCTTTCGGCCGAGACTGTCGAGACGGTTGCCCAGCGCATGGGTGCTGGCGTTGCCAGACATCAGCAACGACAGAGGATCCGAAGGCGGTGTCTGCCAATACAACGTCGCACCGTTGGCGACTGGCTGGGTATAGGTTGGCCAGTTGGCAAGGGGCGGCGCAGTCGTGAGCGTGACCCACGTGGATGCGGATGGGCCCGTCGCGACAGGTGGCGCGTCGGCGGCGCTCGCGCTGGCGGCGCGCGAGGCGATTTCCGCGCTTGCCAGCGTTACAGAACGGGAGAGGGCGTTGATGGCCGTCATCGGGGGAGGGCTGTCGTCAAAGACACCAGGTTATCCGCAAGCATCGGCAGGCGTTGCCGAAGGTCTGTAAGGACCGGTAAGGAAGCCAGCGGGTTCATGAGGAATAACGACTCCCGGACGCCAATATTTAGGGCCGCCTCTCATTTTCGGTGGGCGACTCGAATAACGACGGCCTGGCATGGCATTTTGAAACATCAAAAGTTACTTGATTGGACATGTCATGCAGTGAGCGACGATAGCGATGTTCGACCAGCACGCGGCGATAACGCCGGCGGATCCGGCGCAGAACTTCGACGTGCTGTGCCGCGAGCCGGCGCGGAGCGCGGGGCGCGGCGTGAGCCGACGCCTGTGGGCCCGATGGTGAGCCGCGCGCATTACCGTGCCGTTGCCAACTGCGCCTTGATCGCGGCCTCGGTCTTCTCGTAGTCGCCTTCGCCGAAGTGCGTGTAGACGATCTTTCCGGACCGGTCGACGAGATAGAACGCGGGCCAGTACAGGTTGCCGTAGGCCTTCCATGTGGCGTACCGGTTGTCCTGCGCGATGGGATAGGTGAGCCCGAATCGGCGGACGGCGTCACGGACATTGCCGGTGTCGCGCTCGAAGGCGTATTCGGGGGTGTGCACGCCCACCACGACCAATCCCTGGTCCGTGTACTTCCGGTGCCACTGTTGCACGTACGGGAGCGTGTGGATGCAGTTGATGCACGAGTAGGTCCAGAAATCGACCAGCACAACCTTGCCGCGAAGTTGCCGAAGCGTGAGCGGCGGGCTTTTCAGCCAGTTGTCGATGCCGGTCAGCTCCGGGGCGGCGCCGCCGGTCGTCGGGCGAGCCTGGGATGGGCCGCAGGCGGCAAGCCCGGCGATCGCAAGCGCGATGAAAGCACTTCTGAGGATGGTTAACATGACGGTGTTCTCCTGTGGGCGTGCAAGGTCGGCGAGGATCGCCGCGAAAGCGGCATCCGTCCTGGGGTGCCGGTAGTCGTATTGCATCGCCCGGGCGTATCCGCCATGTGTTCGGAACCCCTCATTTCGGCAACGTCGTGTATCCGCGCGGCGTCCGGATACACAGTGATACAAACGCGTTCGACATTTGCTCTATAAAGCATTCAGCGATCGCGCCGTCGGCGCGGGCCAACCCGGGAGTCACGAGATGTCGTCCGACCTGCTGCAAGGTTCCTGCCACTGTGGAGCCGTCCGTTTCGAAGTCAGAGCGCCCGTCGAACCGGCCGCACGCTGCAATTGCAGCCTCTGCCGTCGCAAGGGGGCGTTGATGACGCCGGCTTTTCCCGCGTCGCAACTGCATCTCCTGTCGGGCGAAGGCGACCTGGCGTGCTATCAATTCAACACGCGCGTCGCACGCCACTATTTTTGCCGGCATTGCGGCATTTACACGTTCCACGAGACCCGTACGGCACCAGGCATGTGGCGTGCGAACATCGGCTGTCTGGAGGGTATCGATCCGTATGCCATGACGGCATCGGTGGCCGATGGCCAACGGCTTTCCGTGGTGGAGGACGCATGAGACGCCTGCTTGGCATCGTCGCCTTTCTGGCGGGCGGCTTCAGCGTGGAAGCCTTGCATCCGCTGCAATGCGAGCTGGCGTCCACCCTCCGCGGCGTGACCCTGGAGCCCGAGCGCGCACGCAGGCGCGCCATGCCGGACCCGTTGGTCGCCGGCAGGGCCCGTGTGCCGACTTCCCCGTCGCTATAATCGCCCGCATGGACAAAATCGATCATGTGCTGATCGTCGACGACGATCGCGGAATTCGCGAACTGCTCGCCGACTATCTCGAGAAGAACGGCATGCGGGTCAGCGTGGCGGCGAACGGTCGGGAGATGCGCTCGGTGCTCGCCGATGGCGCCCCCGATCTCATCGTGCTCGACCTCATGCTGCCCGGCGACGACGGCCTCGTCTTGTGCCGGGAGCTGCGCGCGGGCAAGTTTCGAACCGTGCCGGTGCTCATGCTCACCGCTCGCAGCGAGGAGACCGACCGGATCGTTGGTCTGGAAATGGGCGCCGACGACTATCTCGCCAAACCGTTCGCGGTGCGCGAGTTGCTCGCCCGGATCAAGTCGGTGCTGCGCCGCACTCGCATGCTGCCACCCGGCATGCAGGTCACCGAGACCGCCGAGGTGCTCGCCTTCGGTGACTGGCGGCTCGACACCACCGCGCGGCACCTGCTCGACGTTGACGGCACGGAAGTGGCGCTCAGCGGCGCGGAGTATCGACTGCTGCGCGTGTTGCTCGATCACCCGCAACGGGTACTGACGCGGGACCAACTGCTCAATCTCACGCAAGGGCGGCAGGCCGATGCCTTCGACCGCTCCATCGACCTGCTCGTGAGCCGTTTGCGGCAGCGCCTGCGCGATGGCGCGCGCGAACCGCGTTACATCAAGACGCTGCGCAACGAAGGATATGTGTTTTGCGCGGTCGTAACGGTCGTGGCGCCGCCAGCATGACACCCGTGCCGACCGTGCCTCCCAGTCCGTCGCCGCGGGGAGCATGGCGCCAATGGCGCTGGCGCCATTGGCCACGCTCGCTGTTTGCGCGCCTCGCGCTCATCCTCGTGGTCGGGCTCACGCTTGCCCAGGCGCTGTCGTTCTGGCTCACCATGACCGAGCGCAACCGCGTCACGTCGAACATGATGAGCGTCTACATCGAGAGCGAGGTCGCCAGTTCGGTGGCGCTGCTCGATCATCTGCCGGCGAGTGAACGTGCACAGTGGCTGCCGCGTCTGGCACGTCGCAGCTACCGCTTCGAACTGGGGCCGGGCGCGAGCGGCGGCACGCCCGATGCGGGACTCGCCGCGCAGGTCGCGGCGGTGATTCGGGACGCCATCGGCGTGACCTATCCGCTGACGGTGAGCAGCGTGCCCGGTGACGCCGACCGGCTCCAGGTGCATCTGCGCCTGAGTGACGGCTCGCCGCTGACCATCGACGTGTTCCCGACGCCGACACTGCCGCTCTCCGGCTGGCTGCCCGTGGTGCTCGTCATGCAATTGCTGCTCATCGCCGGATGCTGCTGGCTGGCCGTGCGCGTGGCGACACGTCCGTTGAATGCGCTGGCGAATGCCGCCGATACGCTCGGTCCCGACTTGCGTGCCGAGCGCCTGAATGAAGAGGGACCGTCCGAAGTGGCGCGCGCCGCGAGGGCGTTCAATGCGATGCAGGATCGCATCGGCGGCTACATGACCGAGCGCATGCAGATACTCGCGGCCATCTCGCACGATTTGCAGACGCCGATCACGCGCATGCGCTTGCGCGTCGACACCATGGAAGACGAATCCTCTGCCGAGCGCCTGCAACAGGACCTGCGCGAGATGGAGTCGCTGGTCAAGGAAGGGGTGACGTATGCGCGCACGCTCCACGGCGCCGTCGAAGCGCCACGCAAGGTGGATCTCGATGCGTTGCTCGACACACTGGTGTGCGACTACGCGGACGCCGGTCAACCCGTTGCCTTGACGGGAACAGTCGGGCATCCGGTGGTCACGCGCCCGCAGGCGTTGCGCCGCATCGTGGGCAATCTGATCGACAACGCGCTGAAGTACGGGGGCGATGCCAATCTGTCGGTCGTGCGATGCGACGAGGGCATCGACATCGTGGTGACCGATCACGGCCCAGGCATTCCGGAGGACAAACTCGAAGCGGTGTTCGCGCCGTTCGTGCGGCTGGAGACCTCGCGCAATCGTCACACCGGTGGGACCGGATTGGGGCTTGCGATCGCGAAGCAGCTCGCACAGGCGATGGACGCGCGACTGACACTGCGCAACCGCGACGGTGGCGGGCTCGAAGCCCGCCTTCGCCTGATGTGACGTCGTCGACCGCGATTCATGGCAATTCACCGCCAGTTGCGACGATTTGCAGCGCATCGCGGTGCTTCAGGCCGCTTTACCGCTCGAGTCCCGCGCGGTGCTTCTGGTATTGAATGGCCGACACGATCGCCATGCGGCGAATCGGCTCGGGCGGCAGCCACGTCGGTCGCTCGAAGCCCAGCGCATCCGTGAGTTCGGGCGACTTCAGGCCGCAAGCCATCTCGCCGAGCAGTTTGCCGAACATGCTGCCCTTGAGCACGCCCGCGCCGTTGCAACCCAGCGAGGCGAACAGGTCCTTGCGGATCTCGCCGAAGTACAGCGCGCCGTTACGGGTCAGCGCCGTTACGCCGCCCCACACATATTCGAACCGATGTGACGCGAGGTGTGGATAGCGGCGCTGATAGGCGTCGCGCAGCATGGCGCTCACCTCAGCCAGCGGCCGTTCCTTCTCGTATGAATAGGCGCTGCGTACGACAAAGCGCCCACCGAGCGTCTTGCGCAGCGTCGTGCCAAGCCGGTTCGCGGGGATGACGCCCCATTCGCTGGCCGGGCCGAGCCTGGCCAGTTCGTCGGCCGGCAGTACCGGCGTCATTGCCGCGTACGTGTAGATCGTGAAGACGCGGTCGCGGGCCAGGCCGAGTTTTCGCGCGAAGCCGTTGTTTGCCACGATCACCTGTCCCGCCCGGAGACGCGCCGTAGCCGTGGTCACCGTGTACGGTCCGGTGCCGTCGAGCGAGACAACCGGTTCGTTTTCCCACAGGCGAACATTGGCGGGCAGGCTGTCCGCCAGCCCGCGCACCAGGGCGGCCGGCTGTACGAAAACATTATTGTCGGAGTGATATCCGTAGCCGTAGTAGCGCGTGCCGATCTCGCTTTGCAGGGCGTCTCGCGAGAGCTCGCGATACGACACCCCCCATTCACGGTATTGCGCCAGCGTGTCGCGAAGCCGCTTCTCCCCGTCGGGGGTGGCCGCCGCGTGATACTTTCCGACCGGGTTCCATCCGCAATCGATGCCATGCGTGGTGACCAGATCGTGAAGCCACTTCAACCCGATGTCATAGAGGCGAATCTGCTTGCGCGCCACTTCGACCGGACTGCCGTGCCCCCCCATGCCGGTGTTGTGCGGCAAGTTGATCAGGAAGCCCGAGTTGCGTCCCGCCGAGCCGTTGCCTACGGTGGTGGCGTCGATCACAAGCACCGTGGCTTCGGGGCGTAATTCGGCAATGCGCCGCGCCGCGGCCAGTCCGGTGAAGCCGGCGCCGATCACGATGACATCGTAGCTTCGCACCGATGGCGGGTGCGTGTGCGGCACGCGCGCGGGCAAGAGGGCATTCCAGCCGGCGCCCGCCTGATAGGCGGGGAATGTGCCCCGCCCGGGGCGGGGCGGGAGAGAGGGCGTAACTTGATTGGGCATGACGATAGAAGGGCGGGGGCTTTGCCGAAACGTGCCTCGGGAAAATTACGCGGCCTGGCTTTCCAGACTGCGCATGACCTCGGTTTGCACGGTGTTCCAGATTTGCGATTTGAGTTCGTTGTAGCGTGCCGAGAGCTGGACTTGCGCGTCGCGCGGCATTGGCAGGTCGTTCGGCAGGTCGCAGGCCACGCGGCCAGGCCGTGCGCTCATGATGACCATACGCGTCGAGAGCATCAGGGCCTCGTCGATCGAGTGCGTAATGAAGACGATCGTCTTGCCGCTCTTTTGATAGATCTGCAGCAGTTCCTCCTGCAACACCTGGCGCGTCATCGCGTCGAGTGCGGCAAACGGTTCGTCGAGCAGTATCACGTCCGGGTCGTTGGCGAGCACGCGCGCGATCGACACCCGCTGGCGCATGCCGCCCGAAAGCGCCTTCGGATAGCGGTCCTCGAAACCCTTCAGGCCGACCATATCGATGTAGCGGCGCGCGGTTGCATAGCGCGTGGCCTTGTCCACACCTTTCATCTTCAGGCCGAACGCCACGTTGTCGAGCACACTCAGCCACGGGAAAAGCGCGTACTGCTGGAAGACCATGCCGCAGTGCGGGTCGATGCCCTTGACCTCGCGACCGTTCACGAGAATCTTGCCCGTGGTGGGTTCGTCGAAGCCTGTGATGAGATTGAGCAGCGTCGACTTGCCACAGCCCGAGGCGCCGAGCAACACCACGAATTCGCCGCGGGCGATATTCATGTCCACCCGCTCGAGCGCCTGAAAGTCGCCGTAACGCTTGGACACGCCGTCGATGGCGATCATCGCCGCGGCGTTCGTGGCGAGATCCGTGGAAGCGGCGTTCTGGCCGCCAGCGTGAGAATCCATGCGATCGTTCATGCTTGCCACCTCAACACCTTGCGCTCGATGGCGCGAAATACGATATCCGTCACCAGCACGGTGACACTGATCATCACCATGCCGAGCACCACGACTTCTGTCTGGAAGAACTCCTTGCCGTTCATGATGAGGAAGCCGAGACCTTCGCGTGCAGCGACGAGTTCGGCGGAAATCACGCACGTCCAGGACAGGCCGAGAATGATCTTCAGACCCGACAGGATCTGCGGCAGACTCGCGGGAAGAATCACTTCGCGCATCACCTGCCAGTTGCTGGCACCCAGATTCTTCGCGGCGCGAATGAGCAGCGGGTCCACGTTGCGCGTGGCTTCGATCACATACACCAATGCGGGGGCGAATGTCCCCATGAACACGATGCTGTACTTCTGCGTCTCGGAAATGCCGAACCACAGCAGTGAGAGCGGAATCCAGCTCATCGACGGCAGCGGACGCAGGAACGACAGGATCGGATCGAATGCCGCGCGGGCGTAGCTCGACGTGCCCAGCACGATACCCAGCGGAATGGCCACGATCGTGGCGGCGATGAAACCCGTCATCACGCGGCGGGTCGAGGCGAGCACATTCGAGAGCAGCGAGCCGTCTGCCATCATGGACACGATGCGCTCCGCAACGGCAGACGGCGGCGGCAGGAACAGCGGGTCGATGACCCCGGTGCGGCAGGCCATCTCCCATACCATCAGGAACACGACCACGGACGCGAATCCCACACCCAGCAGCGTGGCGCGGGACGGTTGGCGATGATTCACAATCAGACTCCTCAGGCGAGCGCCGGCGCGTCGTCAACGCGTGATCGGACGAACCGGCGCACAGGGGGCTTACAGGTACGACGTGTTGATCCACTGGCGCACGGCCGGGGCCTTGTCGATCTGCTTGTACGTCACGAGCATTTCCGCGAGGCGTTGCAGGCCGTCAACATAGCTGCCCGGCGACTTGAGCAGTTGCGACTGCTGCGCGAGCGAATACCATTCCGCGCCCTTGATCGTCTCGATCTGATCGAGCGCCGACATCCCCGTGAGACCGATCAGCGTGCGGGCGGCCTCGTCCGGCTTGCCGTGCAGCGTCTGGCAGGCGTCGAAATACACCTTCAGATACTTGCGCACCACGTCGGCGTTCTTCTCGGCCCAGGCATTGCGCACGATCAATACGTCCGGGCCCGGCGTCACGTTGTACTTCTTGTAGAGCGAGAACTGCGTGTCATCGGCCAGCAGCTTCATGCCGGACATGGCGCGAATGCGGTTGAATTGAGGTGTCCAGGCCGCGGCGGCGTCGATCTGCCCCGACTGAATCGCGCCGGGCAACTCCGGTGCGGGCACGTTGAGCACCGTCACATCGTTGGACAGGCCGGCATTGCCCAGCAGATCCAGCACCAGCAGGTGCGCGCTCGACGCAAAGGTCACGCCCAGCTTCTTGCCCTTGAGGTCCTGCAGCGAATTCACGCCGTCGCGCACGAACAGACCTTCCACGCGACCGAAGCTCTCCGGTACGGCCACGATCGAAAAGTGCTTCGAGCCGCGGGCCATCAGCGCGAGTGCCGACACGATGCCGGTGCAGGCAATGTCGATGCCGCCAGAGAGCACCGCGCTCATGCGTGCCGACGACGTGCCGAACGCCTGCCATTGCTGATCGATGCCGGCCGCCGCGAAGGCGCCCGACTTCATCGCCAGATACGCCGGATAGTGGCCCAGCCATGCCGATCCGCCGTACTGCACTGTCGTGGCGTCCGCGGCCAGGGCCGAGCCCGGCAGCGCCAGGGTACCGGTTGCCGCGGCGGCCGATATGGCCGCGCCGGTGTGAAGGAACTTGCGTCGAGAGAGGTTCATGCGTGTCTCCTTTAATGGGTCTGTGTTATTCGCGTTGAACGGATGGCGCGCTTCGGGCGAACGTTGCCCGGCCCCGCGCCCGGGGCGTTGACGGCAAGGCATTGCCGGCGATCAGCAAAGCGCCAGTCGTTCCCCCAGCCAGGGCATCAGCCGGCGCAGTTCCGGAAACGCCTCTTGCGCGAGCGCGAGACGGCCGGCGAGGAAACATTGCGACGCCATCTCCGAAACCTCACCTTCGCGCGAGACCTGATAGATCGTGCGCGAGAGGGCGGGGCCGGGCAGGGGCAACGCGGCGAGTTGGGGCAGCGAGGCGCGCCCCTGCAGCAGGCAGAGCGGCGTGGCGATCGTGAAACCCAGATCGGCGGCGACCATCGACATCACAATGTCCGACGTATCGATCTCGAGATGCATGCGGGGCGAATGACCGGTGCGGCGCAGGTGGCGTTCGATCACCGCCCCGAAGTGAGACCGGCCCGAAAAGCGGATCAGCGGCAACGAGCGGATCAACTCGCTCAGATCGGCCTGGGCCAGATCTGCGGCCCGCGCCTTCGGGAGTACCACGATGAACGGTTCCGTGAAAATCGGGCGGCGCACCAGTCGCTCCATGTCGTGCATCGGGTCGCTCGTCA belongs to Pandoraea pnomenusa and includes:
- a CDS encoding MFS transporter, whose protein sequence is MSETTDATDAHRTLRPAAANVVDTDLPARLDRLPWGRFHTLIVIALGITWLLDGLEVTLAGAVAGALRTSPALALTNAQVGLAGSAYIAGAVLGALGFGWLTDRLGRRKLFFITLLLYVVATAATGFSWSFASFVVFRFLTGAGIGGEYTAINSTIQEFTPARVRGWTDLIINGTFWAGAALGAAGSIVLLAPGTLPPDWGWRACFFIGAALGLGILLMRMWVPESPRWLILRGRASDAESIVGGIERSLRERGHALAHPDGPRLRLRVRQATPLREVWHTLIHTYRQRSLVGLTLMTAQAFCYNAIFFTYALVLTDFYGVSAARVGWYLLPFAAGNVLGPIVLGHFFDAVGRRVMISLTYAIAGVLLALCGWGFAQGLLSTLTQTLAWSVIFFFASAAASSAYLTVSETFPLEIRALAIAVFYAVGTLLGGVAGPALFGWLIDTQRRADVFIGYLIGATLMLCAAIVAARWGVAAQRRPLEAVAAPLSASPPDDH
- a CDS encoding thioredoxin family protein, with translation MLTILRSAFIALAIAGLAACGPSQARPTTGGAAPELTGIDNWLKSPPLTLRQLRGKVVLVDFWTYSCINCIHTLPYVQQWHRKYTDQGLVVVGVHTPEYAFERDTGNVRDAVRRFGLTYPIAQDNRYATWKAYGNLYWPAFYLVDRSGKIVYTHFGEGDYEKTEAAIKAQLATAR
- a CDS encoding GFA family protein, producing the protein MSSDLLQGSCHCGAVRFEVRAPVEPAARCNCSLCRRKGALMTPAFPASQLHLLSGEGDLACYQFNTRVARHYFCRHCGIYTFHETRTAPGMWRANIGCLEGIDPYAMTASVADGQRLSVVEDA
- a CDS encoding response regulator is translated as MDKIDHVLIVDDDRGIRELLADYLEKNGMRVSVAANGREMRSVLADGAPDLIVLDLMLPGDDGLVLCRELRAGKFRTVPVLMLTARSEETDRIVGLEMGADDYLAKPFAVRELLARIKSVLRRTRMLPPGMQVTETAEVLAFGDWRLDTTARHLLDVDGTEVALSGAEYRLLRVLLDHPQRVLTRDQLLNLTQGRQADAFDRSIDLLVSRLRQRLRDGAREPRYIKTLRNEGYVFCAVVTVVAPPA
- a CDS encoding ATP-binding protein, giving the protein MTPVPTVPPSPSPRGAWRQWRWRHWPRSLFARLALILVVGLTLAQALSFWLTMTERNRVTSNMMSVYIESEVASSVALLDHLPASERAQWLPRLARRSYRFELGPGASGGTPDAGLAAQVAAVIRDAIGVTYPLTVSSVPGDADRLQVHLRLSDGSPLTIDVFPTPTLPLSGWLPVVLVMQLLLIAGCCWLAVRVATRPLNALANAADTLGPDLRAERLNEEGPSEVARAARAFNAMQDRIGGYMTERMQILAAISHDLQTPITRMRLRVDTMEDESSAERLQQDLREMESLVKEGVTYARTLHGAVEAPRKVDLDALLDTLVCDYADAGQPVALTGTVGHPVVTRPQALRRIVGNLIDNALKYGGDANLSVVRCDEGIDIVVTDHGPGIPEDKLEAVFAPFVRLETSRNRHTGGTGLGLAIAKQLAQAMDARLTLRNRDGGGLEARLRLM
- a CDS encoding NAD(P)/FAD-dependent oxidoreductase codes for the protein MPNQVTPSLPPRPGRGTFPAYQAGAGWNALLPARVPHTHPPSVRSYDVIVIGAGFTGLAAARRIAELRPEATVLVIDATTVGNGSAGRNSGFLINLPHNTGMGGHGSPVEVARKQIRLYDIGLKWLHDLVTTHGIDCGWNPVGKYHAAATPDGEKRLRDTLAQYREWGVSYRELSRDALQSEIGTRYYGYGYHSDNNVFVQPAALVRGLADSLPANVRLWENEPVVSLDGTGPYTVTTATARLRAGQVIVANNGFARKLGLARDRVFTIYTYAAMTPVLPADELARLGPASEWGVIPANRLGTTLRKTLGGRFVVRSAYSYEKERPLAEVSAMLRDAYQRRYPHLASHRFEYVWGGVTALTRNGALYFGEIRKDLFASLGCNGAGVLKGSMFGKLLGEMACGLKSPELTDALGFERPTWLPPEPIRRMAIVSAIQYQKHRAGLER
- a CDS encoding ABC transporter ATP-binding protein; amino-acid sequence: MIAIDGVSKRYGDFQALERVDMNIARGEFVVLLGASGCGKSTLLNLITGFDEPTTGKILVNGREVKGIDPHCGMVFQQYALFPWLSVLDNVAFGLKMKGVDKATRYATARRYIDMVGLKGFEDRYPKALSGGMRQRVSIARVLANDPDVILLDEPFAALDAMTRQVLQEELLQIYQKSGKTIVFITHSIDEALMLSTRMVIMSARPGRVACDLPNDLPMPRDAQVQLSARYNELKSQIWNTVQTEVMRSLESQAA
- a CDS encoding ABC transporter permease codes for the protein MVWEMACRTGVIDPLFLPPPSAVAERIVSMMADGSLLSNVLASTRRVMTGFIAATIVAIPLGIVLGTSSYARAAFDPILSFLRPLPSMSWIPLSLLWFGISETQKYSIVFMGTFAPALVYVIEATRNVDPLLIRAAKNLGASNWQVMREVILPASLPQILSGLKIILGLSWTCVISAELVAAREGLGFLIMNGKEFFQTEVVVLGMVMISVTVLVTDIVFRAIERKVLRWQA
- a CDS encoding ABC transporter substrate-binding protein; translation: MNLSRRKFLHTGAAISAAAATGTLALPGSALAADATTVQYGGSAWLGHYPAYLAMKSGAFAAAGIDQQWQAFGTSSARMSAVLSGGIDIACTGIVSALALMARGSKHFSIVAVPESFGRVEGLFVRDGVNSLQDLKGKKLGVTFASSAHLLVLDLLGNAGLSNDVTVLNVPAPELPGAIQSGQIDAAAAWTPQFNRIRAMSGMKLLADDTQFSLYKKYNVTPGPDVLIVRNAWAEKNADVVRKYLKVYFDACQTLHGKPDEAARTLIGLTGMSALDQIETIKGAEWYSLAQQSQLLKSPGSYVDGLQRLAEMLVTYKQIDKAPAVRQWINTSYL
- a CDS encoding LysR family transcriptional regulator produces the protein MKKRADLDVRSLRIFEAVASAGSLSGAATTLGITQSAISQAIAQIEQTVGTRVLDRSRRPLKLTPAGLALSRHARQIVDDMDRLIAQVQDADVASRAAVRVGMIDSFAATVGPSIVRQMSGSTSELLLWSGLANGHAQALLARQLDLIVTSDPMHDMERLVRRPIFTEPFIVVLPKARAADLAQADLSELIRSLPLIRFSGRSHFGAVIERHLRRTGHSPRMHLEIDTSDIVMSMVAADLGFTIATPLCLLQGRASLPQLAALPLPGPALSRTIYQVSREGEVSEMASQCFLAGRLALAQEAFPELRRLMPWLGERLALC